In the genome of Paenibacillus sp. FSL R5-0766, one region contains:
- a CDS encoding diaminopimelate epimerase, with protein MKQEIDFIKFSPTQNMTILVKTDHAAEQYSHIATRLMSYDNVYAEQVGFIEPTRRPEAASHLEMAGGEFCGNACMALAAHLASEAELAHQESMDIMLEVSGTDQLIMCHVKKQQNEYDCQVTMPIPKQIEQRTIRYEGMELDMVIIRYAEFIHIVIEVDDFDDTMKKRAQTLARLLGLTLGDKLIGILLYQSHLEEMAPLIYVPELDSLIWERGCGSGTASVGAYLAWSQQRQITQYIKQPGGAIKVVAQWDGAELGSITIEGSVGIVAQGKAFIDAPAEWSVVNA; from the coding sequence ATGAAACAGGAGATCGATTTTATCAAGTTCAGTCCCACTCAAAACATGACGATTCTGGTTAAAACGGATCATGCAGCCGAGCAATACAGTCATATTGCTACCCGCCTAATGTCGTATGACAACGTTTATGCTGAGCAAGTGGGATTCATTGAACCAACGAGGAGACCGGAAGCCGCTTCTCATCTGGAAATGGCCGGAGGAGAGTTCTGTGGCAATGCCTGTATGGCACTTGCAGCACACCTCGCATCTGAAGCAGAACTGGCACATCAGGAATCTATGGATATCATGTTGGAGGTTTCCGGAACCGACCAATTGATCATGTGCCATGTGAAGAAGCAGCAGAACGAATACGACTGTCAGGTAACCATGCCGATTCCGAAGCAGATCGAACAACGAACAATCCGATATGAAGGCATGGAGCTCGATATGGTGATCATCCGGTACGCTGAGTTCATCCATATCGTGATCGAAGTTGATGACTTCGACGATACGATGAAGAAGAGGGCACAGACCCTTGCAAGATTACTGGGACTAACCCTGGGAGATAAGCTGATTGGTATCTTGTTATATCAATCACACTTGGAAGAAATGGCCCCACTCATCTATGTTCCGGAGCTGGACAGTCTGATCTGGGAAAGAGGGTGTGGTTCGGGTACGGCCTCCGTAGGAGCGTATCTCGCATGGAGCCAGCAGAGGCAGATTACGCAGTACATCAAGCAGCCCGGTGGTGCGATCAAAGTGGTAGCCCAGTGGGATGGCGCAGAACTTGGGAGTATTACGATTGAGGGATCGGTTGGCATCGTGGCTCAGGGCAAAGCCTTCATAGATGCTCCAGCAGAATGGAGCGTTGTAAACGCATGA
- a CDS encoding amidohydrolase, which yields MKSDLEQPKQHSEQQIQGPEYELYGERAEEFAERLITIRRHLHRNPELSGEERETTAAIRSWLEEEGVRIADEYALRTGLVAEVGQGDGPVVALRADIDALPIQEETKLEFASQVDGKMHACGHDAHTAILIGAARLLKQRESILPGKVRLIFQPSEEKATGARQVIQSGALTDVRAVFGLHNKPDLQVGTVGIREGALMAAADGFVVKVEGVGTHAAVPEAGIDPIVVAAHIVTALQAIVSRNVGAQESAVISVTKLHSGTAWNVIPDEAILDGTVRTFDEKVRARIRERFNQVVAGVAAAYGTRATVRWIQGPPAVVNDESLASAADQVASEIGLNSVRPLPSPAGEDFSFYQKEVPGLFLFLGTSGPHEWHHPGFDVDERALPLGAHLLAALAERALHNVQAHQE from the coding sequence ATGAAAAGTGATCTGGAACAGCCCAAGCAGCATTCTGAGCAACAAATACAGGGCCCCGAGTATGAACTTTACGGTGAACGGGCGGAAGAATTCGCGGAACGTTTAATCACCATTCGGCGACATCTGCATCGTAACCCGGAATTGTCCGGCGAGGAAAGGGAGACGACGGCAGCCATTCGCAGTTGGCTGGAAGAGGAAGGCGTCCGTATTGCAGACGAATATGCGCTGCGGACAGGGCTTGTCGCTGAAGTGGGTCAAGGGGATGGTCCTGTGGTTGCCCTAAGAGCAGATATTGATGCGCTGCCCATTCAGGAAGAGACAAAGCTGGAATTTGCCTCCCAGGTAGATGGAAAAATGCACGCTTGCGGACATGACGCACACACGGCAATTCTGATTGGTGCTGCACGATTACTGAAACAGCGTGAGTCCATTCTACCGGGAAAAGTACGGTTGATATTCCAGCCATCGGAGGAAAAAGCAACGGGTGCTCGGCAAGTGATCCAGAGCGGCGCATTAACCGATGTTCGGGCCGTATTTGGTTTGCATAACAAGCCTGATCTCCAGGTAGGTACGGTGGGCATTCGGGAAGGCGCATTGATGGCAGCAGCAGACGGTTTTGTTGTCAAAGTGGAAGGTGTAGGCACCCACGCAGCCGTGCCTGAAGCAGGCATTGATCCAATCGTGGTTGCCGCACATATTGTTACGGCTCTACAGGCGATTGTGAGCCGTAATGTTGGAGCACAGGAGAGTGCCGTAATCAGCGTCACCAAGCTCCACAGCGGTACAGCCTGGAACGTCATTCCCGATGAAGCGATCCTCGATGGCACAGTGCGTACCTTTGATGAGAAAGTGCGTGCACGGATTCGCGAGCGTTTCAATCAGGTAGTCGCTGGTGTGGCAGCAGCTTATGGCACACGGGCTACGGTTCGCTGGATTCAGGGACCTCCTGCTGTGGTCAACGATGAATCTCTTGCATCTGCGGCGGATCAAGTTGCAAGTGAGATTGGATTGAATAGTGTTAGACCGCTACCTTCTCCAGCAGGTGAGGACTTTTCCTTTTATCAAAAAGAAGTTCCCGGCCTGTTCCTCTTCCTGGGCACCTCTGGCCCGCATGAGTGGCATCACCCTGGCTTTGATGTGGATGAACGGGCTCTGCCGCTGGGAGCACATCTTCTGGCAGCACTGGCTGAACGGGCACTGCACAATGTGCAAGCACATCAAGAGTGA